One Gardnerella vaginalis genomic window, GCTCCTTGCTTGGTATTGCGCGAGGTTTGAGTATTTCTCTCCTCGCAAGTGACGCGCTCCTTTACGGGGGTCTTATGAACGTTAATATTCCAAGGCCTCAGTATGGCGCTATTTATTGCTCGTAGAGAAATACATCAAACCTTCTGGATATCTAGAACTTTTGCGTGTTTTTCATCACCGAGATTCTCGATTTTTCTTGCTCTCTCGGCGAGTCACCACCTTCGGCGCTGAGGCTCACCTCGCTCGCGGCGAAAAATCTCGAATCTCTACCGTACGTGATGCAGTCAGCGAGAGCGATTTTTCCGCTTTTTGTAGCTCTAAACGGCGTGTCTAACAACAAAAAGCGGGAATAGTTTACGCATTACGCAGCTCGAAATCGTCTATTCGTAAGGGAATTACGTGCTTTAGTGCTTATGCAGTCTATTGAGCAAAATAGACTGAATTGGCTCATAATGGTCGTTTACAGCCTGCCTATACCCATCTGCGTCTCCCGCAATAGCTGTTTTAAGCATAAGCTCGTGCGCTCTAGCTGTCTTTTCAAGTTCGTCCGAAACTTCCAATCCCAATTGTGGCAAAACCGCCATATGCACAAGCCACAAGCATCGCACGAATTGCTCTGCAATCGTATTGTTTACCGCGTGCAAAATACCAGTGTGGAAAGCAATGTCTTGTTCTAGGAACGTTTTTCCAGCGTGCGCCTCTTTAGCCATTATTTCCGAAAGCGTTTCCAGCTCTGGCTGCTGCGTTCCTTTAAGTGACTCAACCACCTTATCCGCGCACCCAAGGTCTAGGAATTTTCGCATTTCTACAACATCGCTTAAATCTTCAAAATTCTTATTTATTGAGATTAAAGAGCGGAATGCAAGTGTTTCCACCATTGGGTCAAGCGATAATGAGCCAACGAACATGCCTTTTCCTTGCTTAACTTCCACAATATTAAGCGCTTCAAGCTTACGAATTGCCTCGCGCACCGAAGATCTTGATGCGCCAATCAAGTTACAAAGCATTGGTTCTGTTGGTAGCATGTCTTTTGGCT contains:
- a CDS encoding FadR/GntR family transcriptional regulator, with the protein product MEETFSSHEDDEMTTLDRLSFLQASSNSNSAPITARKRCDETMDAIRSLILRERLQPKDMLPTEPMLCNLIGASRSSVREAIRKLEALNIVEVKQGKGMFVGSLSLDPMVETLAFRSLISINKNFEDLSDVVEMRKFLDLGCADKVVESLKGTQQPELETLSEIMAKEAHAGKTFLEQDIAFHTGILHAVNNTIAEQFVRCLWLVHMAVLPQLGLEVSDELEKTARAHELMLKTAIAGDADGYRQAVNDHYEPIQSILLNRLHKH